TTTTTATCCAATTGTATTTTGCCTGTGAAACCTACTAAATGGAAAGGTTATATTGACAATGCAGAGAGCTTATACCAGCAATCTAAAAAAGCCATTGAGGATAAAATTGTGGAGATTGTGGAACTTACAGTTCAGTTGAAAGATGATATGGAAAAGGCGAAGGATGATCCGTGGTATAGTCAACTGGATTGGGAAATTGAGCCAGTAAAACTAACTAAAAATGGTTTGCCTGTTAAAAATCAAAAGCTTCCAGGTTATCCTAATTGGTATAGATCTCTTTATCTAAATAAAGATGCAACTAGACCCAATATTACAATAAGATCGCGCCTTATTcctatattttttaaattaacATGGGAAGGGTTTCCAGTTATTTGGACAAAACCGTTTGGTTGGTGCTTCGAAGTCCCAAATGAACAAGCCCAGatattctttgataaaaaCTATTTGATGGCAGACCCTAATGAGTATGAGTCAAGAGATGGCTGGACTCTTCTTAGAATTCCTCACCCTAATGGCCCAGATTTCAATTGTACAAACCTATTGTCTAAACCCTATCTTCATTTCATGGAAAAGGGTATTTTGCAATCGCAGTATCCTTTGGCTCGTGAagcattaaaaataaactcTTCTGGTGCCTATTGGACGGCGTCAAGAGATAGAATTATGGGTCAGCATGTTGTTTCAAAAGCAGAATTCCCGAATCAGTTTAAAATGTTTGACGGTAGTCCGACTAATTCAGTGGATTTTGGGGCTATTATTCCTAGAGTTATTCCTATGGGTACTGTGACTAGAAGAGCAGTTGAAAATACCTGGTTAACGGCCTCCAATGCTAAGAAGAACCGAATTGGATCTGAATTGAAAACGAAAGTCATTGCACCTGAAGGATATAGCTTCGTAGGTGCAGATGTTGATAGTGAAGAATTATGGATTGCTTCCCTTGTTGGTGACTCCGTCTTCAACATTCATGGTGGTACTGCTATAGGTTGGATGTGCCTTGAGGGTACAAAAAGCGCAGGTACTGATATGCATACGAAAACTGCTAACATTTTAGGATGTTCTAGAGATGAGGCCAAGATTTTTAATTATGGGAGGATATATGGAGCGGGTGTTAGGTTTGCGACacaaatgttgaaaaagtttAATCCATCTTTGACTGCGATAGAAGCCAAAGAAACGGCTGAAAAATTATATGAAAGTACCAAAGGTTTAGCATGGAggtcttcaaaatttccaaaattctGGTACGGTGGATCTGAATCACTTGTCTTTAATAGGTTAGAACTTATTGCCCAACAGGATGAGCCGCTGACCCCAGTTTTGGGTGCTGGTATTACCTCTTCTCTTATTAAGAAAAACCTATTCAAGAACACTTATTTAACCTCCAGAATTAACTGGACTATTCAATCTTCAGGTGTTGACTACTTACATTTGTTGTTCTGTTCTATGCATTACTTAATTATAAAGTATAAATTGAAGGCGCGCTTGTGCATATCCATTCATGACGAATTGAGATTCCTTGTTGCAGATGAACATAAATATAAGGCGGCCATGGCGTTACAAATTGCAAATTTGTGGACAAGAGCTGTATTTTGCGAGCAAATGGGAATTGAAGATTTACCGCAAGGCTGTGCTTTCTTCTCCTCAGTAGATATTGACAAAGTTTTAAGAAAGGAGGTTGACATGGATTGTATTACACCATCTAATAACACACCTATTCCTCATGGTGAGTCATTGAACATAACCCAACTTTTGAAACTAGATGATGCGAAGTTAACAGATtctgaagaagttgatcTGACCAAATATCCATTCAAACCTAGAGTTCCTGTACTTGCACGTTATAATAGTAACTATTCCGAAGATTTTTTGAgctattttttaaagatgcAAGTTCAAACTACCAACTGGAGAGTCTCTCAACTAGAAGATTCTTATCTTGAACAAGACTTTAAAGACACAGTAAACAAGGTAAATGCAAAGGGGTCCAACCGCAAACATCATCTTAATGGAAATGGGAAGAAAGGTACTAAGAAAGGTGTAAAGAAAGCTTCAAAGAAAGGTGCAAAAAAAGGTGGAAGCGAAGAAAAGATTAATAACATAGTTAACGAGGCAGCTCAGCCCAGGTATGTTGACTTATCCTCAGTTGATACAAAATCggaatttttggaagatagCCTCCagaatgatgaaaataacaCTGTCATGCCTCGGAATGAATTGACTACAGTTCTCCAAGAACAGGAGAATAATATAGAAAGGAAAGACgttaaaaaaaaatggaGGAGGGGTTTGCCTCGAGGTAAGAAACCATTATATGCTTTCAAATCAATTATGTCCCGAGTTAATGAGGgtataaaaaaaacaaaaaagactTTTCCACtgtaaataataaaatcGAAATCGCTAGGGTTATTCGGAATTGCTTATGACAGGGTTAAACAGAATTTTTTTGCGGAAGAATCTGAACCCATTGAGATTGTAAGAGAATTCTGAAAACCATTCTAGCATTGGCCTGCCTAATATAGATACacatttttgaaagaaaatcatTCTATTTTCGTGGCCATACCCATCCTACCCCTTCAAAGATTGTCGAGGAGTATATTAGCATatataatagtaatgaTGACTTGAATGATACATATTTATAGTTACCACAAATATCAGCGTACGTTATGAACAATTAACCTGTCTTGCTTTAACACGATCCTGGTACTTTATCCGTAGTTTCTCGATGTCTTCGACTTTCATTGAAGATTTAAGGAAATTTTCCACTAATTTCAGCATGGCGTCAGAACGCTTACTAACAACCTTACCAGTACTATTTAAAACGCCTTTCTTCATCcatatgtttttattggaaACATAAACGTCATTTTTGACAATAACTTGTGCCCTAGGTTTCATCTGTTCGTCACTAATAATTCCATCAGCAACCTTTTTATCTATCTCTCTTGCGACGCCCAAGAGCTGGGCAGTAAAATGGCGACTACTGTGCTCGCGTTCCTTTATCTCTTCTTCTAGACGTTGAATATTAGCTTGTTTCAGTTTCTCTTTCTGCTCTTTATAACCCTCGGTTATAAACTCTTCGCTATCAGCAGCATCCTGTGCACCGGCTTCCAATTTCCTATGAAGTTCGATCTTAAGAGCTTGAGTCTGTAATTCATCGAGCTGCCTCTGTTTTTTGGACTGTAGGAAACCTTGAATGAATTTTGACTCACCTGGAACCTTAGATGACTCCTTTTCAGCCTCGTTGTCtaataaagaagaatattcttcGTGTGCAACGGTTCTTGATCGTTTTCGAGAAAGTTCAGCCCTTTTTTTCATATATCCTTGAAAACTATCgctatcatcatcactatcATTATCATAAACAAATTCCTTATTCAATCTAGCAGCTTTAGACCTTTTAGTCATCGCTAATACTGACAAAGTTTACACTCTGGTGGTGCTTTGTGGGTTCTCCTAATTGTAAAGTGTCAAAGCCGAGAAGCCTTTTTGGTACTTCACGCAAAGAACAACACAGCTCGATAAAGTGGCTCCTTTTCATACACAAAGCAAAACAGTAGAAAAGACTGGAAAATAGTATACTCATGTCATTTGACTGGCTAAATGTGCCCGGTATGGGTGTTGATGATAAGTACCAAGATTCAGTGGGTGCTGCACCGCCACCTCCATCCGTCTCTTTCAACTTCGGTGATGATACCACCAATCTAGATAGAAATGCGCAGTCTGCAGAGAACAGAACAAATGGCCAGGACCCTCCTACTCATAAATCTCCAAAGCCCATGGTGCAAAACTACAATCAAGGGGGCAGTTCTAATTCTCTCAATATGGTGCGTGACGACGTCTCTAGTAATGCGCTACAAGGCTCTATGAGTCGAAGTGGCAATATGTCCGACACACAATTGGTTTCGTACGTGGAAACTCCAGAAGATTTACGAGTGCCATTGTCTTTATCCGCTAATCAATTAGATCaaaatgaatttaaaaCGTACAAACGATGGTATAACTACTTGTCTTCAAAGAGACGATCAACGTCGATTCGTTTAGAAGAGGATATCTTCACCTTCCTCGCCAACTTTTGTATTAGTGATATGATCAAGGAACGAATCAAATGCATATTTAGAACATGCCAAATGTCAGTTAGTATGGGCCAATTCTTTGCTATCTTAAGAACTGTATCACATGCCCTACAAAGCAACAGTCTGCCTACGAGAAAACTGATAATAGTTAAAGCACCAGTACCCAATCCAAAGTCGATTTTATCAATGGAGGCTGGACAGGAAACTTATGAAGAAGTGGAAGAAGATCCGAAGtatgatattgataacAAGGTAGACTTTGATAGTTTTGcttctttattattaacagGTAAAACTGTGAGGAAAAACATCAGAAGAAAGATTAACAAGCGTTCAGGGAAAGTGAAAAAGGTGACATTCTCCGAAAATCTAGTAACCTTCCATGAAGAAAGACACCTA
This Eremothecium cymbalariae DBVPG#7215 chromosome 5, complete sequence DNA region includes the following protein-coding sequences:
- the MIP1 gene encoding DNA-directed DNA polymerase gamma MIP1 (similar to Ashbya gossypii ADR357C), whose product is MRNLLPRVRLVRQHKHGTQLYSTGTSVEGFSDDARPILQNARAEEPRLNPVGIQYLSSSLHRQLFGSREFTKANAIRKDARDELVALSKQHLKVHGLLGSKTNITEPISFDLPALQGSSLDEHFQRLGSFVSAPYLSMCESKFRDVVPRPDKWLREPGWYCYEPEKQPRKVDYPLEDTVVFDVECLYNISHYPTLAIALTEKAWYCWCSPYICGSDDPVHLIPMNTLSTPKVIIGHNVGYDRSKVLEEYNIEPSKAFYVDTMSLHISSSGMCSRQKPKFMELKKILKDQEVDLSIFQNEVLTEDTFDPYADFKWARYSTMNSLKDVAKLHCGITMDKTVKEHFSSLDKQEIIDSFQLVTDYCASDVYATSKVFDKIFPKFREKCPHPVSFGALRFLSNCILPVKPTKWKGYIDNAESLYQQSKKAIEDKIVEIVELTVQLKDDMEKAKDDPWYSQLDWEIEPVKLTKNGLPVKNQKLPGYPNWYRSLYLNKDATRPNITIRSRLIPIFFKLTWEGFPVIWTKPFGWCFEVPNEQAQIFFDKNYLMADPNEYESRDGWTLLRIPHPNGPDFNCTNLLSKPYLHFMEKGILQSQYPLAREALKINSSGAYWTASRDRIMGQHVVSKAEFPNQFKMFDGSPTNSVDFGAIIPRVIPMGTVTRRAVENTWLTASNAKKNRIGSELKTKVIAPEGYSFVGADVDSEELWIASLVGDSVFNIHGGTAIGWMCLEGTKSAGTDMHTKTANILGCSRDEAKIFNYGRIYGAGVRFATQMLKKFNPSLTAIEAKETAEKLYESTKGLAWRSSKFPKFWYGGSESLVFNRLELIAQQDEPLTPVLGAGITSSLIKKNLFKNTYLTSRINWTIQSSGVDYLHLLFCSMHYLIIKYKLKARLCISIHDELRFLVADEHKYKAAMALQIANLWTRAVFCEQMGIEDLPQGCAFFSSVDIDKVLRKEVDMDCITPSNNTPIPHGESLNITQLLKLDDAKLTDSEEVDLTKYPFKPRVPVLARYNSNYSEDFLSYFLKMQVQTTNWRVSQLEDSYLEQDFKDTVNKVNAKGSNRKHHLNGNGKKGTKKGVKKASKKGAKKGGSEEKINNIVNEAAQPRYVDLSSVDTKSEFLEDSLQNDENNTVMPRNELTTVLQEQENNIERKDVKKKWRRGLPRGKKPLYAFKSIMSRVNEGIKKTKKTFPL
- a CDS encoding uncharacterized protein (similar to XP_002496616 Zygosaccharomyces rouxii); amino-acid sequence: MTKRSKAARLNKEFVYDNDSDDDSDSFQGYMKKRAELSRKRSRTVAHEEYSSLLDNEAEKESSKVPGESKFIQGFLQSKKQRQLDELQTQALKIELHRKLEAGAQDAADSEEFITEGYKEQKEKLKQANIQRLEEEIKEREHSSRHFTAQLLGVAREIDKKVADGIISDEQMKPRAQVIVKNDVYVSNKNIWMKKGVLNSTGKVVSKRSDAMLKLVENFLKSSMKVEDIEKLRIKYQDRVKARQVNCS